TTTTGGGTGTGGGAGATTCCGAagtatcatttttgttttcttttcttggtaAAGGTGTAGGCGAACCCCTCGGCTCATTAATGGCCGGCGACACTTCAGTGATCCGTGTCCTTGGCTTTGGCTTCGGAGATTCCACAGCAGCAACCGTTTCTACCTTGAATTGCTCTGTTTTATCATTATCAAGTACAAGACTCATCCGTGGAGGCTTAGGTGGTGGACTTGGAAAAGTTGTTGCTGCAGGCACAACATAAATACCCCCAGTTTCTGATGCAGCTGGAATAACCTCCTCAATGTCAGAACCTGGTGAAGATGTTGCCTTAGTCACAGCATAGTTGCTACCAGTTTCTGACGCAACTAGGCTAACCTCCTCCTTCTCAGAACTAGGTGAAAATGTTGCTCCAGGCACAGCATAAATGCTGCCAGTTTCTGATGCAACTAGGCTAACCTCCTCCTTCTCAGAACCAGGTGAAGAGATTGCAGAAGGCACAGCATAAATGCTGCCAGTTTCTGAACCAACTGGACCAACCTCCTCCTTCTCAGAACCTGGTGAAGAGGTTGCAGCAGGTACAGCATAAATGCCATCAGTTTCTGATGCAACTGGGCCCACTTCTTCTTTCTCAAGCTTGGAAACGGGAACCAATGCAGGTGTAGTTGGGACTGCATACACATGAACATCTTTAACCAAAACTGGTTTTGGTACAGCATAATCACTACCTTTAACAGGGGTAGCTGAAACCACATGTGGGGTCCTATATATTGCATCACTTTCACCAGTACCTTTGTTCGGACAAACTGAAACACTTTGACGTGGCACTCTGTAAATGGCGTCATCATCTGATACACGTCGTGCCGGGCGTGGCACTGAATAAACCTCAGCTTCGTAGTTACTAAAGGAATGGGATCTTCCAGAAAGATCCCtaaaagttttccttttctggCTTTGTCGTCTTTCTACCATTTTATCAAAGTCTACATTTTCATAAGCATGCTTCTGTCGTTTTGGTTTACCAGCACTTGTTCCATCCAATGGCAAAGGTTCGGATGAAATCACCTTTGTTTCACGCTCAGGTTCTAAAGCTTTTGAGTCTGGTTTCTCTGTGTTGAGAGGTTCCTCTAACGTGGTCTGAACATTCTCAGCCTCCTGTACTTGCACAGGGATACCAACATCACTTTCAGGCATCTCACAAGAAGCTGATGATGTTTGCAATAAACTGCCCTCTATCAAAGGTGCGGATAGAGCTGAGTCAGTAGCTATTTCATTCAGCTGATCAGGACTTGTAACAGAAGATATGTTGTTTGTTCCTTGATCAACTGTTCTTCTTTCATTGCAAGCTTCATCAATACCCGAATCAAAAACACAGTTTTCAATATTGTTCAATCCTTCGTCAATGATGTCACCATTACCATATTTCCATTCTGacaaattctcttctaaattCGAATCCACCTGATTTTTATTCACTAAAAGATTATTTTCATGGTTGTCTTCTCTTCCTTCAATCAGAACTTCATCCTTTTGTTCAGCAACAACTTTGCTCTCTGACAAGGAAGCAACCTCTTTCaaattctcttcttttctGTCCTCTTCTTCATGAACATTTGACTCAATTGCATTTTTCTCGTCTGCTTCAGCTGCACCTGCTTTGCCTTCAATTACTGCTTGATCActaactgaaataaaaatccCTTCACTAACTGGCTCAGCTTCAATAATATTCTGGTTCATTTCAGCATCATTCTCCACTGAGTTCGTTGATGTATTAGCTAACCCTACATCATCATCTGCATTGCCTTTATGTATATCATATCGGTCATCACTGCCTTGTGCAAATAACTGTATGTCAAGttccacagctactttgaaTTCTGCACTACCTTCACTTATATCCTTGACAGGCATCACCCCCtctgcaatgttttgacctgCATCTCCATTATTTTCATCTGCAGTTTTCACTGCATCATTTTCAGCCACGTTACGTTCAACACATACAGCTACAATATTTTCACACTCATAGGGACTATTTTCAGATATTTCAACCCTCGGATCCTCTAGTCTACTAACACTATTACTTTCTGAGGCATATCTTTGTCCATTAGCATCCTCCAGTTGTTCCTCTGCCACTGCTTTGACAAAACCATTGCTCACAGTTGTTGTAACATCAGCAGGTTTCTGTTCAACCTCTATGTCTTTTATCATAGTTACTGAACACTCTTCCTCGAGAACAAGACTATACTGAACCTTATAATTTTTCTCAGAATCACTTGCGCTTTCCTCGTCAGAAATCTGTCCTCTAAAAACAACACCAGCATCACTGCTCGCAACCTCTTCCTCATTGCTTTTGCTTTCTGACTCCGACAAATGAGTATTTGATTTGCTCACTTCAACAGactttttaagaaaattcaatccttcctcttcttcttcactCAAAGCTGTTGCTTCTATTTCTAAATTTTCAAGTGGATCAGGGGATTCTCTCCCTGAATTAACATCAGAAGACACAATTTCACGAGCATAAATGCTTGTCCCCGAGTGAGATGGCACTAAGCCATTTTTATGCACCTCAGAGTTATCCAAGTCATTTTTAACACCATTTTTGACTGTTCtagttttttcatttgtttgaacTGCCTCATCAGGGATTTGTTCCTTCACTGTACCATCCCCTGTCATCAATAGTTTTTCACCTGAGGAATGTCTTCCcaaagaaacgaaaacttgAGTCACTTGTAAGCCTTGGGTATCTTCTTTTAGAGGTGAGGGGACAGCCATTTCAGCTTCTGTGAGAACAACTGCTTGAACGGCAGGTTTTACATCAACACTGCGTTGCATTGATTGCCTCTTCGAGACATAATTCATAGGCTTTGGAGGGACTGGTGGCCGTGGTTTCTTCCTACCAGCATTTGACTTTAGATTATCTGGCACAGGAGTATTGCGTCCCAGCGAACTTACCCTAGGGGGTGGAGGTGGTTTGGGTTTCTTTGTCTTCTGACCCAGAACTTTGCTCTGCTTTTTAAGGGTGTTGTTACTGCTCACTGGCTTTGGTGAAATGAAGACTTCActcttctctcttttttcaatGTCGGAACATGTTTCATCCAACTGCTTGCTAAGAGGTGttccattttttttgcacttccTTGGGGGACGCACAGGAGGTGGTGAGGAACTGTGATTGGACAAAAACGGACCTTGCATATCGTAAAAAACATACAGATAATAATACAAATCATGAAACCAAAAAGCATACCTTTTAGCAACCTTGGGTTGAAGCAAGTGGTTTCTTAGGAAATTATGGTATTGTATTAGTTGGGCAGTAAAAACCTCCAGTTGAATCAAACAAGTGACAAGACTTGTAACTTGTTTGATTCAACTGGAGGTTTAGTGTAATCATACCACAGACAAAAAAAGGTTGTGGTTGTGTCAAAGCAGGACAAGTTTTCCAAAGT
This portion of the Acropora palmata chromosome 13, jaAcrPala1.3, whole genome shotgun sequence genome encodes:
- the LOC141863252 gene encoding uncharacterized protein LOC141863252; translation: MKSMSVKQKAKAFEARQSSVDGSHPLRKKSREEVIGSLSDKSERRGNSSPPPVRPPRKCKKNGTPLSKQLDETCSDIEKREKSEVFISPKPVSSNNTLKKQSKVLGQKTKKPKPPPPPRVSSLGRNTPVPDNLKSNAGRKKPRPPVPPKPMNYVSKRQSMQRSVDVKPAVQAVVLTEAEMAVPSPLKEDTQGLQVTQVFVSLGRHSSGEKLLMTGDGTVKEQIPDEAVQTNEKTRTVKNGVKNDLDNSEVHKNGLVPSHSGTSIYAREIVSSDVNSGRESPDPLENLEIEATALSEEEEEGLNFLKKSVEVSKSNTHLSESESKSNEEEVASSDAGVVFRGQISDEESASDSEKNYKVQYSLVLEEECSVTMIKDIEVEQKPADVTTTVSNGFVKAVAEEQLEDANGQRYASESNSVSRLEDPRVEISENSPYECENIVAVCVERNVAENDAVKTADENNGDAGQNIAEGVMPVKDISEGSAEFKVAVELDIQLFAQGSDDRYDIHKGNADDDVGLANTSTNSVENDAEMNQNIIEAEPVSEGIFISVSDQAVIEGKAGAAEADEKNAIESNVHEEEDRKEENLKEVASLSESKVVAEQKDEVLIEGREDNHENNLLVNKNQVDSNLEENLSEWKYGNGDIIDEGLNNIENCVFDSGIDEACNERRTVDQGTNNISSVTSPDQLNEIATDSALSAPLIEGSLLQTSSASCEMPESDVGIPVQVQEAENVQTTLEEPLNTEKPDSKALEPERETKVISSEPLPLDGTSAGKPKRQKHAYENVDFDKMVERRQSQKRKTFRDLSGRSHSFSNYEAEVYSVPRPARRVSDDDAIYRVPRQSVSVCPNKGTGESDAIYRTPHVVSATPVKGSDYAVPKPVLVKDVHVYAVPTTPALVPVSKLEKEEVGPVASETDGIYAVPAATSSPGSEKEEVGPVGSETGSIYAVPSAISSPGSEKEEVSLVASETGSIYAVPGATFSPSSEKEEVSLVASETGSNYAVTKATSSPGSDIEEVIPAASETGGIYVVPAATTFPSPPPKPPRMSLVLDNDKTEQFKVETVAAVESPKPKPRTRITEVSPAINEPRGSPTPLPRKENKNDTSESPTPKMKGQRSSPITVPRKVSKTEASEVESKQQKASPSPVPRKSSKVSQVAEIHKPSTEGSGSPSPIPRQRSNALKSQEPKPSKPEITISGSNEGDTRSKRKVAPPRPPPPNRMSITSNESADQASLSPGNDLGSDSDSDVEQQMPKGPPKPKTYYIAHEILSTEQSFVAALKLVFEECYGTIKTAGVVADSVLTDIFRDLENIYLLDSRFLQELEERMATWEEHERIGDIIKKYGHFLKMYTQYVNGYDKAMGVFQDTMKENSEFANLVTQFQTSKKCHGLVLSSYMLKPVQRIPSYRLLLIDYLKHLPKDGEEYADTETALKIVSEVATHINESMKKLDSFEQLLKLQNMLVGNPEIVKAGRDYLKEGMLMKLCRKDMQERMFFLLTDVLLYTTPIGGNQYKLNKMLPLLGMQVTVPDSPDLVNEFSIISTTRSFTLTASTPEERDDWIESLNKAIDIVTKRKITFANKTRADSAGLAETDADGTTKLGEKAPVWIPDARVTMCMSCTKPFTAINRRHHCRACGNVVCGSCSDSTAPLAYLDYTQARVCDKCYDLLLKEFHTDEMNIDAEEEKAPLPPLLKESDITDKMLRKPTKFEIMRRFKSKRSKRKSQILHPTHLTEVVANQGGIQMSGYLRYRKLRHGWKKSWFVLKDSVLYSYKASSDVVALETLPVLGYSVEDVGKEGDDFVFQLKHQGLPPTVFKADQETSAKRWIAELKKATTMSS